DNA from Solanum stenotomum isolate F172 chromosome 3, ASM1918654v1, whole genome shotgun sequence:
attaaaatttccaGATTCATTTACCATAAAACTCAGATTTTGAGTATCAAATCAATATCAATTTACTACTATAATGTTCAATATGAAGAAAAGATTACTTTCCTTTGCAATATTTGGCTTGAAATTTAATCATTATGgtgaaaaaaattctttttatgtgtataaatatttatgatatttcatttttttttgagtCATAGTTCTTGAAAACATTTgactaatatattttattgtacTTTAGCATGGAGGGTAAGAAAACATTAGGACGCAGAAAAATTCCAttagagaaaatagaaaaagaagcTGCTCGATATTCCTCATTTTCTAAACGTCGTTCAGGCTTATATAAAAAAGCCAGTGAACTAGTAAGAGAATTTGATGTCAATCTTGGAATAGTTCTTTCTTCTCCATCTGGTAAGTCGTATTCATTTGTTCACCCGACTACTGATGTAGCCATTGATCGTTTTATAAATCCCACAACAGAATTAGATCTAGGTGCACAACTCGTTGCTGCAGAGGCACGCAACAAGGTAATTCAAAACAGCGATAGGCTAAATGAATTGGATGCAAGAGAAAAAGCTGCTAAGGAAAAAATACGTTTTATGGATCAAAAGAATGAGGCTAGAGTAAGATGTTGGTGGGAGTCCATGGATCAATTCAATGCAGAGGACATAACCAAGTTTGAAGGTATCATGAATACCGCTGAGGGTTTCTTAAATGTCCAATTGAAGCAGCTAGAAGATGGAGCTTCGTCCTCCATACATTCCCCACCAAAGGATGCAGATAGTTGATATTTGTGCTTCATAAAAATCATCTTCGGATAATATCTTTTATCGAAGCTATATGCAATAAAATGAAACTTTAAAAtcatcttatttttattttgttattttgtttcaattatGGCGTAATACATGTACTTTGCAATGATTTTTAATAAAGATATCTTGTGTATTGGGATTTTTGTCCCCTACATGTTAGGTCTTTTAATATTGTATTATGAGTTTGAATTACATGCACTACAACATATCAGTTTTTTGAATGTGTCGtagaatatattatttaaataaaaactcatgccaaaataattatttgagaaaataaaGGTGCAAACAATATATGCGAATAAAAATGACTCAACTAAaaaatgatttgtttttttataacgATGGAGTTTGATCACACTATATAAAGGAAACGTTTATGTCTCCTAGTCTTATTTCAAATAGTTCGTCATCTGGATATTCTTAGACAAATATATAATCATCTTATTTTTTATGAGTGTGGTTTTCGAACCAACTTTCGTCTATCAAGACTAGGATAAATGAGAAGAATCACTTAGTATTTTTTTTGGCTTTGCTGGAATTTGAATCTGAGACCTCAGAACTCTCAACCACTTCGGCCATTATGCCACACCCTTGAGTGCATAATGTGACATGTTTATAAATGTGCTATATTTATCGAGAGTAAATTAACGAGGGAATATATAATTGCTATTACTAAAGTCAATTTATAGCCTATTTGGATAAACTTTCAAAAAAACAGCTTATTTtgaattagtttagtttaaaagtgcttttctaaaaaatattttgtgataaataatttgtattttataaaaacacttttgaatatcaattaatatttgaccaaactttttaaaagtactttaaaatgtaattttgtCAAATACTAATGTGAAACTCTTCAACAATAGTAAATCAATTATTgaagattatgtgttcctttaGTTCGATAAACATAACACATCAAATGATTAAATTTAATTgtaatgaatttgaatttttctaatTGATAATTAGTGATATACTccttctattttaatttgtttgtctgtctgattttgatttgattctaactttataaaaataaataagacttttgaaatttgtggtcttaaactaaataTATGTAGAATGTACTAAAATATTCTTccatcttgtggtcttaaatatgtcacgtgaaaagttagaattaaagagttttcaataaagaaaaaatgcatttatttttaaacaggctaaaaattaaagtaagacaaacaaatgtAAACGAATAGAGTATTGTAAatgattctatttttgttatattCTTACTTCTTTAAGTTGATAGGAAACAAGAGAATGCAAGTTGTTggttattttcatttttgacaACTCCTctagggatgacaatggggaGGGTGCTAGGCGGGTTAAGTCAAACCCGCAAAATTCTCAATCCACCCTCCCCCACCCCGTATAgcatttttttctattcttaaTCGGCCCCACCCTGTATAAATCCGCTCTGCCCTATCCCACTtaagttt
Protein-coding regions in this window:
- the LOC125859148 gene encoding agamous-like MADS-box protein AGL29; the protein is MEGKKTLGRRKIPLEKIEKEAARYSSFSKRRSGLYKKASELVREFDVNLGIVLSSPSGKSYSFVHPTTDVAIDRFINPTTELDLGAQLVAAEARNKVIQNSDRLNELDAREKAAKEKIRFMDQKNEARVRCWWESMDQFNAEDITKFEGIMNTAEGFLNVQLKQLEDGASSSIHSPPKDADS